The Candidatus Krumholzibacteriota bacterium genome has a window encoding:
- a CDS encoding arylamine N-acetyltransferase: MNREQPIRHLPGGAPLDDPRSPIIPPDAAAARLFAGHAGIDRESGGIDLLCRIVAGFAAVPYENLTKIIAKYASVSPAGRFRDPERLVRGFVEEATGGTCFSLTWCLGAILASFGFRCYPVMADMKRENVHCALVAAAADRRWLVDPGYLIGEPVELSGRPVRLAAPFGTVELRPRGSHRYDLYTIAGDEVKWRYRVKTQPVSMERFLRFWRDSFDLPMMHSLQLTRLTDGGHLYVRDHHLRLLAGSRKINENIREGLESRIEAEFGIPGRITAEARELIERMKSTWRPRERGDRPPSRP; encoded by the coding sequence ATGAATAGAGAACAGCCGATACGACATCTTCCCGGCGGCGCGCCGCTGGACGATCCGCGCTCGCCGATCATCCCCCCCGACGCCGCGGCGGCGCGTCTCTTCGCCGGACACGCCGGCATCGATCGGGAGAGCGGCGGGATCGATCTCCTCTGCCGGATCGTCGCCGGCTTCGCCGCCGTTCCCTACGAGAACCTCACCAAGATCATCGCGAAATACGCGTCGGTCTCGCCGGCCGGACGCTTCCGCGATCCGGAGCGGCTCGTCCGCGGATTCGTCGAGGAGGCAACCGGCGGGACGTGCTTCTCCCTGACCTGGTGTCTCGGCGCGATCCTCGCCTCCTTCGGATTCCGCTGTTACCCGGTGATGGCCGACATGAAACGGGAGAACGTGCATTGCGCGCTCGTCGCCGCGGCGGCGGACCGCCGCTGGCTCGTCGACCCCGGCTATCTCATCGGGGAGCCCGTCGAGCTCTCCGGGCGTCCCGTCCGCCTGGCGGCGCCCTTCGGCACGGTCGAGCTCCGCCCGCGGGGCTCGCACCGCTACGACCTCTACACAATCGCCGGCGACGAGGTGAAGTGGCGCTACCGCGTGAAGACGCAACCCGTGTCGATGGAGCGCTTCCTGCGGTTCTGGCGCGACTCCTTCGATCTGCCGATGATGCATTCCCTGCAGCTCACCCGGCTCACCGACGGCGGGCACCTCTACGTACGCGATCACCACCTGCGTCTCCTCGCCGGATCGCGGAAGATCAACGAGAACATCCGCGAGGGGCTCGAGAGCCGCATCGAGGCGGAGTTCGGGATCCCCGGACGCATCACCGCCGAGGCGCGAGAGCTGATCGAGAGGATGAAGTCGACATGGCGACCCCGAGAGCGGGGCGACCGGCCCCCGTCGCGCCCGTGA